A segment of the Babylonia areolata isolate BAREFJ2019XMU chromosome 7, ASM4173473v1, whole genome shotgun sequence genome:
CATGTTCCCAGAAGGTCCAGCTAGTTTCGTTTCAGGTAAGCCACTAGTGGTGGCTTGGTTTGGAGAATTCGAAGCTAtcgtggtgtgttgcgttgcgttgcgttgtgttgggttgtgctgtgctgcgctaagctgtgctgtgttatgttctgtagtgttgtattgcgctgtgctgtgctgtgttgtgctgtgctgtgttgtgacaagttgtgttgtgctgtgttgtgctgcgatatgttgtactgtgttgtgttgtattgtgccgtgctgtggtgAGCAGTGCTacgctatgctgtactgtgttatgttctgctgtgttgtattgcgttgtgctgtgacgtgttatgttttgctgtgttgtattctgctgtgctctgctgtactagtactgtgttgtgttgtgttgtgctgtattgtgccctgctgtgcagtgctgtgttatgTTCTGCTGTGCGTATTgcgctatgctgtgttgtgttgtgttatgttctgctgtgttgtattgcgctatgctgtgttttgttgtgctgtgctgcgctttgctgtgcagtgctgtgccgtgttatgttctgctgtgttgtgttgcgttgtgctgtgttccaCTGtgatgcgttgtgctgtgttgtttggtatTATGCCGTGCCGTGCTTTGttatgttctgctgtgttgtattatgctgtgttgtgttgtgctgtgttgtgttgtgctgtattctgctgtgttgtgctgtgctgtgctgtgttccactgtgatgtgttgtgttgtgttgtaatgtgccgtgctgtgctgtgctgagctgtgctgtgctgtgctgcgctatgctgtactgtgttatgttctgctgtgctgtattgggctgtgctgttctgtgttgtgctgtggtgctgtgctgtgctgtgctgtgtcgtgttatgttttgcactgttgtattttgctgtgctgtgctgtgcacacTGTTTCTATTCGTAACAGATGCTGATACCAtttctcactgaaacacacagaggaCTGTTGGTCACATTTCGGTCTGCATACAAACGCACGAACACATGTTATTCACGAAAATTGTTAGGAGCAAACAAGACTGACTTCCTGACACCGGAAGCCATTTCCCAACCTCAAGTTTCTGTTCCTTTGTTGAGCGAGTCAcgagcagcagaaaaaaaaaccaaaaaaaaaaaaaaacccattgattcGCTGTTCAGTTCATTTCCTTATTGCAGCGGGACACAGCGACGCTTCTTCATTGTTAACCTCGGCGCGTTGGTTTCTGGTGGTGTGTTGCGTGAGCTTTGGGAGTGAATCTTGGGCTTCAGAAATGGACATCAACGACACTGCACAGGCAATCACATATCTGATGCTTGAAGATGTACTATGATCACATGTAGCGAAACCATGCGAAGTGTGCTTTGATCCGTTCATAAAGATTACCAGTGGATGGAAACTGTTTCACTTTCGTCAATTTTCGTCGGTTTTCGTCCATTGATGTTTCATGGTATACACTGATTAAGGAACTACACAAGGGGATTGTGTCACGCAGTATTCTGAATACTTGATCAGACTGAGACTGTCTGAAACGACTTGCCCAAAGCTGTATTTGTGTAATTTGAGAAGTTATCATCTGTGAACATGGATGTCCCGTTAATCAGTGGATGTTGAAGATTCGATTTTTCTTATGAAAGCGTCAGTCAACACAGATGTACCATGGAGTCGATCGTTCAGCAAAGCTGCTTACTATTGACAATCATACTTCATATAACCAGCTGTACAGGCGAACACAGCCACCCAGTCGTACAAACTGCAGCATCACTCTCGCACGATGGAATAACAAATAGCCTCGTTTCAGTGAAATCTAGGATAGAGGCCACTGGGTCTCTACTTCAGAAAGAGTTCACATCTGCCTCTGACTCCTCGCACACAGTCAAAAAGCCGGACAAAACTGAGGCAGTACCTGGTGGCACCTCCCCACCACCTGACATTACTGTGACAACACCTGGTGGCACCTCCCCACCACCTGACATTACTGTGACAACATCTGGTGACACCTCTCAACCATCTGACATTACTGTGACAACACCTGGTGGCACCTCCCCACCACCTGACATTACTGTGACAACACCTGGTGGCACCTCCCCACCACCTGACATCACTATGACAACACCTGGTgacacctccccaccacctgaCATTACTGTGACAACACCTGGTggcacctccccaccaccacctgatAACGATAACGCAGCAGCAAGACACCCGCTGGTCAGGGCGGGGGTGACCAGGTCGTTACCACACCTGGAGAATGCGGCGGCTGCTTCTGGCTCACTTCAGATGACGACAAAGTTTCAGACACGTTCGTCAACGACTGCTGACCCCTCGTCAGGATCTGAGAAGGACGTGTCCATGCCTGTCAACACGTTGCTGACAACAATGGCAGTGTATGTCAAACATGTTGAGTCAGTTTCTGAATCAGCACAGGCAGCGACAGCTCTCAACAAACACGTGTCCACAACTGTGCAGCCTCCACCAGTGCCTGAGACAGATGTGGCGACATTCAGCATTCCCTTTCCGACGAGCGTAGTGCCGAGAACAGACAGGGCAACGAATGCTGACTCTGTCAGACTGGCCACCTCGAGATACAGACCACAGAGAAGTTGGCCATgtgacaaatacatatacaaatgctGTTCATGTTTCAAAAATCAGGCTATGTGCTTAGGGACAGGGGCGTGTAGATATCgcctccctcctctcctgccACAGATCAAGGACTTTAGGATGACAAACGCTAGCTTGCCCAATTTGACGCGTGACATGATGGCCCAGCTGTCCAATAATAAGATCCGTATCCTGAACCTGGCCTCCAACAACATCTCTCGACTGGAGTCTGACACGTTTGCTGACTTCCCCAATCTGATGTTTCTGGATCTCAGCGGAAATCAGATCCCAGTGAAACATCTTCAGATAGGCTTGAAAAGTATCAACAGCCTGGGATTGAAGACACTAGTTTTAGAGAGAATGGGGCTGACTACCTTGCCAGACAACTTCTTCAAAATGTTCACCTCCAGATCTTTAGACAGAATCAGTCTGGCTGAAAACCACCTCACGTCTTTCAACAGTGCTGTATTTGCTCCATTTGAAAAGATTCGAACCGTTGATTTGAAGAGAAATCAAATGTTGCGAGTTAACATTTCCACTCGACAAATCATAAAAACATTGAGGTTGGAAGAAAACCGCTTTTTTTATTTCCCTgatttatgtctgtatgtgtcaccAGCTTCAGTCATTAATGCCTTTCCTGGTCTA
Coding sequences within it:
- the LOC143284224 gene encoding uncharacterized protein LOC143284224 isoform X3, translating into MESIVQQSCLLLTIILHITSCTGEHSHPVVQTAASLSHDGITNSLVSVKSRIEATGSLLQKEFTSASDSSHTVKKPDKTEAVPGGTSPPPDITVTTPGGTSPPPDITVTTSGDTSQPSDITVTTPGGTSPPPDITVTTPGGTSPPPDITMTTPGDTSPPPDITVTTPGGTSPPPPDNDNAAARHPLVRAGVTRSLPHLENAAAASGSLQMTTKFQTRSSTTADPSSGSEKDVSMPVNTLLTTMAVYVKHVESVSESAQAATALNKHVSTTVQPPPVPETDVATFSIPFPTSVVPRTDRATNADSVRLATSRYRPQRSWPCDKYIYKCCSCFKNQAMCLGTGACRYRLPPLLPQIKDFRMTNASLPNLTRDMMAQLSNNKIRILNLASNNISRLESDTFADFPNLMFLDLSGNQIPVKHLQIGLKSINSLGLKTLVLERMGLTTLPDNFFKMFTSRSLDRISLAENHLTSFNSAVFAPFEKIRTVDLKRNQMLRVNISTRQIIKTLRLEENRFFYFPDLCLYVSPASVINAFPGLLHVRIGSNSFRRIPSDVLRGICLPQLNKLDISSSPNLNKLENNFISQLPGLEILTVNKMSRLADYEPFAFNSSSLKRLSLSGNNEMKSARVDVNHMFKHCPNLEILTISNTRLGISETQMWQLLVPLTSLSTLRLERVRGSFPEDLLWRMPKLKRLYLQSNGLSSSSLGRALRNVTSLRYLSVTDNAITLVNESTLPWPLRQNLTYLDLSHNPFSCVCDLRWFQSPINSCSNQVAGGCNAQQKRQGATIQVRRLPLSNASKEERCSGHGRSFHGGGVWGAELGADAGSGWGVSSGSALSSGRPGLPLPVVPEVLPVQVSPPSAGWTGNGTYPVRL
- the LOC143284224 gene encoding uncharacterized protein LOC143284224 isoform X2, producing MESIVQQSCLLLTIILHITSCTGEHSHPVVQTAASLSHDGITNSLVSVKSRIEATGSLLQKEFTSASDSSHTVKKPDKTEAVPGGTSPPPDITVTTPGGTSPPPDITVTTSGDTSQPSDITVTTPGGTSPPPDITVTTPGGTSPPPDITMTTPGDTSPPPDITVTTPGGTSPPPPDNDNAAARHPLVRAGVTRSLPHLENAAAASGSLQMTTKFQTRSSTTADPSSGSEKDVSMPVNTLLTTMAVYVKHVESVSESAQAATALNKHVSTTVQPPPVPETDVATFSIPFPTSVVPRTDRATNADSVRLATSRYRPQRSWPCDKYIYKCCSCFKNQAMCLGTGACRYRLPPLLPQIKDFRMTNASLPNLTRDMMAQLSNNKIRILNLASNNISRLESDTFADFPNLMFLDLSGNQIPVKHLQIGLKSINSLGLKTLVLERMGLTTLPDNFFKMFTSRSLDRISLAENHLTSFNSAVFAPFEKIRTVDLKRNQMLRVNISTRQIIKTLRLEENRFFYFPDLCLYVSPASVINAFPGLLHVRIGSNSFRRIPSDVLRGICLPQLNKLDISSSPNLNKLENNFISQLPGLEILTVNKMSRLADYEPFAFNSSSLKRLSLSGNNEMKSARVDVNHMFKHCPNLEILTISNTRLGISETQMWQLLVPLTSLSTLRLERVRGSFPEDLLWRMPKLKRLYLQSNGLSSSSLGRALRNVTSLRYLSVTDNAITLVNESTLPWPLRQNLTYLDLSHNPFSCVCDLRWFQRWLEDVTLNKSVKVQRYRFGAYRCQTPQKRKGVQVMDVRFTEEECGERSLALTLGVAGGCLLAALCLLAGLVYRYRWYLRFYLYRYRRRRLDGQGTEPIQFDFDVYLAYSSEDVRWVCQQLVPLLEEDHGLRTFFPDRDTVPGTIMAENITRSALVPAELSPPLNCRRRQFGGDSWTTAHESYC
- the LOC143284224 gene encoding toll-like receptor 2 isoform X1, with the protein product MESIVQQSCLLLTIILHITSCTGEHSHPVVQTAASLSHDGITNSLVSVKSRIEATGSLLQKEFTSASDSSHTVKKPDKTEAVPGGTSPPPDITVTTPGGTSPPPDITVTTSGDTSQPSDITVTTPGGTSPPPDITVTTPGGTSPPPDITMTTPGDTSPPPDITVTTPGGTSPPPPDNDNAAARHPLVRAGVTRSLPHLENAAAASGSLQMTTKFQTRSSTTADPSSGSEKDVSMPVNTLLTTMAVYVKHVESVSESAQAATALNKHVSTTVQPPPVPETDVATFSIPFPTSVVPRTDRATNADSVRLATSRYRPQRSWPCDKYIYKCCSCFKNQAMCLGTGACRYRLPPLLPQIKDFRMTNASLPNLTRDMMAQLSNNKIRILNLASNNISRLESDTFADFPNLMFLDLSGNQIPVKHLQIGLKSINSLGLKTLVLERMGLTTLPDNFFKMFTSRSLDRISLAENHLTSFNSAVFAPFEKIRTVDLKRNQMLRVNISTRQIIKTLRLEENRFFYFPDLCLYVSPASVINAFPGLLHVRIGSNSFRRIPSDVLRGICLPQLNKLDISSSPNLNKLENNFISQLPGLEILTVNKMSRLADYEPFAFNSSSLKRLSLSGNNEMKSARVDVNHMFKHCPNLEILTISNTRLGISETQMWQLLVPLTSLSTLRLERVRGSFPEDLLWRMPKLKRLYLQSNGLSSSSLGRALRNVTSLRYLSVTDNAITLVNESTLPWPLRQNLTYLDLSHNPFSCVCDLRWFQRWLEDVTLNKSVKVQRYRFGAYRCQTPQKRKGVQVMDVRFTEEECGERSLALTLGVAGGCLLAALCLLAGLVYRYRWYLRFYLYRYRRRRLDGQGTEPIQFDFDVYLAYSSEDVRWVCQQLVPLLEEDHGLRTFFPDRDTVPGTIMAENITRFMDNSARILLLISDTYVREEWRLFEFQHIVYAAVDQQKDVIVVLLGDVEAGRLTKEMTRMLTRGTFLQWGSSEEAQRVFREGLRVALKTEDNSFQTMC